In one Amaranthus tricolor cultivar Red isolate AtriRed21 chromosome 8, ASM2621246v1, whole genome shotgun sequence genomic region, the following are encoded:
- the LOC130821233 gene encoding uncharacterized protein LOC130821233 isoform X1, with product MECNGKRVLLTSNGDDVSVNVAYNLAKHGCRLVLMGNESLLRSIACRIADADSIKNTNAIEVVSLDMEDDREATFHGAVEKACNLLGKLDAFVNFYAYEGKMQDPLEMAEDDFKKTVKTNLMAVWYLVKAVGCKMRDQSTGGSIVLMTSINGAERGIYKGAAAFGSCLAGVNQLVRIMAMEIGIYQIRVNGIARGLHIDDEYPTSVGKDRSQKLAKEVVPLQRWLDPKKDLTSTLVYLISDGSRYMTGTTVFVDGGQSLARPRMRSYM from the exons ATGGAATGCAATGGAAAGAGAGTTCTATTAACCTCTAATGGAGATGATGTTTCTGTAAATGTGGCTTACAATTTGGCTAAACATGGTTGCAG gctAGTGTTGATGGGAAATGAAAGCCTTCTGCGAAGTATTGCATGTAGGATAGCTGATGCTGATtctataaaaaatacaaatgcaATTGAAGTGGTGAGTTTGGATATGGAAGATGATAGAGAGGCAACCTTTCATGGTGCTGTGGAGAAGGCTTGCAACCTACTTGGAAAATTAGACGCCTTTGTGAATTTTTATGCTTATGAAG GAAAAATGCAAGATCCTTTAGAGATGGCTGAAGATGATTTCAAAAAAACAGTAAAAACAAATTTGATGGCAGTCTGGTACTTAGTAAAAGCTGTTGGCTGTAAAATGCGAGATCAGAGTACAGGAGGGTCCATTGTACTGATGACTTCTATAAATGGCGCTGAGAGAGGAATTTACAAGGGAGCTGCTGCGTTTGGTTCATGTTTAGCTGGAGTTAATCAATTAGTGAGG ATTATGGCAATGGAGATCGGGATATACCAGATAAGAGTAAACGGAATTGCACGTGGCTTGCACATTGACGATGAGTACCCAACTTCAGTGGGGAAGGATCGATCTCAGAAACTTGCTAAAGAAGTGGTACCACTACAAAGATGGCTTGATCCTAAGAAGGATTTGACATCAACTCTTGTTTATCTAATAAGTGACG